GTACGGGAAAGGTCAGCGTCCCCTCACGTTGGCCACCGGCAGCCCGGGCGAACTCGGGCTTCTCTCCGCGTTGACGGACGGCTTCGCCCCCCGTGAAGATGCAACCCTCTGCTGGGTTAAGGCGGGGACCGGAAAGGCCCTCGACCTCCTGCGGGACGGCAAGGTCGACCTCATCATGGTGCATGCCCCCGCCGCCGAGAAGAAGGCGGTTGCCGACGGGTGG
The bacterium genome window above contains:
- a CDS encoding substrate-binding domain-containing protein yields the protein MHVLALLLALIASFMFAPGDARCADACEARYGKGQRPLTLATGSPGELGLLSALTDGFAPREDATLCWVKAGTGKALDLLRDGKVDLIMVHAPAAEKKAVADGW